The Pan paniscus chromosome 2, NHGRI_mPanPan1-v2.0_pri, whole genome shotgun sequence genome contains the following window.
TCTCTAGCTGTCCAGAGGACATAGCACAGAGGCCCATGGTCCCTATTTCAAACCAAGGCCACCAGACTGAGCTGGGACCTTGGGACAGAGAAGTCATGCAGAAGTTAGGGGACCTTCTCCTCCCTTTTCCTGGATCCTGAGTACCTCTCCTCCCTGACCTCAGGCTTCCTCCTAGTGTCACCTTGGCCCCTCTTGGAAGCCAATTAGGCCCTCAGTTTCTGCAGCGGGGATTAATATGATTATGAACACCCCCAATCTCCCAGATGCTGATTCAGCCAGGAGCTTAGGAGGGGGAGGTCACTTTATAAGGGTCTGGGGGGGTCAGAACCCAGAGTCATCCAGCTGGAGCCCTGAGTGGCTGAGCTCAGGCTTTCGCAGCATTCTTGGGTGGGAGCAGCCGCGGGTCAGCCACAAGGGCCACAGCCATGAATGGCACAGAAGGCCCTAACTTCTACGTGCCCTTCTCCAATGCGACGGGTGTGGTACGCAGCCCCTTCGAGTACCCACAGTACTACCTGGCTGAGCCATGGCAGTTCTCCATGCTGGCCGCCTACATGTTTCTGCTGATCGTGCTGGGCTTCCCCATCAACTTCCTCACGCTCTACGTCACCGTCCAGCACAAGAAGCTGCGCACGCCTCTCAACTACATCCTGCTCAACCTAGCCGTGGCTGACCTCTTCATGGTCCTAGGTGGCTTCACCAGCACCCTCTACACCTCTCTGCATGGATACTTCGTCTTCGGGCCCACAGGATGCAATTTGGAGGGCTTCTTTGCCACCCTGGGCGGTATGAGCCGGGTGTGGGTGGGGTGTGCAGGAGCCCGGGAGCATGGAGGGGTCTGGGAGAGTCCCGGGCTTGGCGGTGGTGGCTGAGAggccttctcccttctcctgtcCTGTCAATGTTATCCAAAGCCCTCATATATTCAGTCAACAAACACCATTCATGGTGATAGCCGGGCTGCTGTTTGTGCAGGGCTGGCACTGAACACTGCCTTgatcttatttggagaaatatgcGCTTGTCTAATTTCACAGCAAGAAAACTgagctgaggctcaaagaagtcAAGCGCCCTGCTGGGGCGTCACACAGGGACGGGTGCAGAGTTGAGTTGGAAGCCCGCATCTATCTCGGGCCATGTTTGCAACACCAAGCCTCTGTTTCCCTTGGAGCAGCTGTGCTGAGTCAGACCCAGGCTGGGCACTGAGGAGAGAGCTGGGCAAGCCAGACCCCTCCTCTCTGGGGGCCCAAGCTCAGGGTGGGAAGTGGATTTTCCATTCTCCAGTCATTGGGTCTTCCCTGTGCTGGGCAATGGGCTCGGTCCCCTCTggcatcctctgcctcccctcTCAGCCCCTGTCCTTAGGTGGCCCTCCAGCCTCCCTGCCACGTTCCAAGTCTCCTGGTGTTGAGAACCGCAAGCAGCCGCTCTGAAGCAGTTCCTTTTTGCTTTAGAATAATGTCTTGCATTTAACAGGAAAACAGATGGGGTGCTGCAGGGATAACAGATCCCACTTAACagagaggaaaactgaggcagggagaggggaagagactCATTTAGGGATGTGGCCAGGCAGCAAGAAGAGCCTAGGTCTCCTGGCTGTGATCCAGGAATATCTCTGCTGAGATGCAGGAGGAGACGCTAGAAGCAGCCATTGCAAAGCTGGGTGACGGGGAGAGCTTACCGCCAGCCACAAGTGTCTCTCTGCCAGCCTTGCCCTGTCTCCCCCATGTCCAGGCTGCTGCCTCGGTCCCATTCTCAGGGAATCTCTGGCCATTGTTGGGTGTTTGTTGCATTCAATAATCACAGATCACTCAGTTCTGGCCAGAAGGTGGGTGTGCCACTTACGGGTGGTTGTTCTCTGCAGGGTCAGTCCCAGTTTACAAATATTGTCCCTTTCACTGTTAGGAATGTCCCAGTTTGGTTGATTAACTATATGGCCACTCTCCCTATGGAATTTCATGGGGTGGTGAGCAGGACAGATGTCTGAATTCCAtcatttccttcttcttcctctgggCAAAACATTGCACATTGCTTCATGGCTCCTAGGAGAGGCCCCCACATGTCCGGGTTATTTCATTTCccgagaagggagagggaggaaggactgCCAATTCTGGGTTTCCACCACCTCTGCATTCCTTCCCAACAGGAACTCTGCCCCACGTTAGGATGCATTCTTctgctaaacacacacacacacacacacacacacacaacacacacacacacacacacacacacaaaactcccTACCGGGTTCCCAGTTCAATCCTGACCCCCTGATCTGATTCGTGTCCCTTATGGGCCCAGAGCGCTAAGCAAATAACTTCCCCCATTCCCTGGAATTTCTTTGCCCAGCTCTCCTCAGCGTGTGGTCCCTctgccccttccccctcctcccagcaCCAAGCTCTCTCCTTCCCCAAGGCCTCCTCAAATCCCTCTCCCACTCCTGGTTGCCTTCCTAGCTACCCTCTCCCTGTCTAGGGGGGAGTGCACCCTCGTTAGACAGGCAGTGGGGTCTGTGCTGACCGCCTGCTGACTGCCTTGCAGGTGAAATTGCCCTGTGGTCCTTGGTGGTCCTGGCCATCGAGCGGTACGTGGTGGTGTGTAAGCCCATGAGCAACTTCCGCTTCGGGGAGAACCATGCCATCATGGGCGTTGCCTTCACCTGGGTCATGGCGCTGGCCTGCGCCGCACCCCCCCTCGCCGGCTGGTCCAGGTAATGGCACTGAGCAGAAGGGAAGAAGCTCCGGGGGCTCTTTGTAGGGTCCTCCAGTCAGGACTCAAGCCCAGTAGTGTCTGGTTCCAGGCACTGACCTTGTATGTCTCCTGGCCCAAATGCCCACTCAGGGTAGGGGTGTAGGGCAGAAGAAGAAACAGACTCTAATGTTGCTACAAGGGCTGGTCCCATCTCCTGAGCCCCATGTCAAACAGAATCCAAGACATCCCAACCCTTCACCTTGGCTGTGCCCCTAATCCTCAACTAAGCTAGGCGCAAATTCCAATCCTCTTTGGTCTAGTACCCCGGGGGGCAGCCCCCTCTAACCTTGGGCCTCAGCAGCAGGGGAGGCCACACCTTCCTAGTGCAGGTGGCCATATTGTGGCCCCTTGGAACTGGGTCCCACTCAGCCTCTAGGCGATTGTCTCCTAATGGGGCTGAGATGAGACACAGTGGGGACAGTGGTTTGGACAATAGGACTGGTGACTCTGGTCCCCAGAGGCCTCATGtccctctgtctccagaaaattCCCACTCTCACTTCCCTTTCCTCCTCAGTCTTGCTAGGGTCCATTTCTTACCCCTTGCTGAATTTGAGCCCACCCCCTGGACTTTCTCCCCCATCTTCTCCAATCTGGCCTAGTTCCATCCTCTGGAAGCAGAGCCGCTGGACGCTCTGGGTTTCCTGAGGCCCGTCCACTGTCACCAATATCAGGAACCATTGCCACGTCCTAATGACGTGCCCTGGAAGCCTCTAGTTTCCAGAAGCTGCACAAAGATCCCTTAGATACTCTGTGTGTCCATCTTTGGCCTGGAAAATACTCTCACCCTGGGGCTAGGAAGACCTCGGTTTGTACAAACTTCCTCAAATACAGAGCCTGAGGGctctccccacctcctcaccaaccctctgcctggcatagccctagcctcaGCGGGCAGTGGATGCTGGGGCTGGGCAtgcagggagaggctgggtgGTGTCATCTGGTAACGCAGCCACCAAACAATGAAGCGACACTGATTCCACAAGGTGCATCTGCATCCCCATCTGATCCATTCCATCCTGTCACCCAGCCATGCAGACGTTTATGATCCCCTTTTCCAGGGAGGGAATGTGAAGCCCCGGAAAGGGCCAGCGCTCGGCAGGCACCTTGGCTGTTCCCAAGTCCCTCACAGGCAGGGTCTCCCTACCTGCCTGTCCTCAGGTACATCCCCGAGGGCCTGCAGTGCTCGTGTGGAATTGACTACTACACGCTCAAGCCGGAGGTCAACAACGAGTCTTTTGTCATCTACATGTTCGTGGTCCACTTCACCATCCCCATGATTATCATCTTTTTCTGCTATGGGCAGCTCGTCTTCACTGTCAAGGAGGTACGGGCCGGGGGGTGGGCGGCCTCACGGCTCTGAGGGTCCAGCCCCCAGCATGCATCTGCGGCTCCTGCTCCCTGGAGGAGCCATGGTCTGGACCCGGGTCCCATGTCCTGCAGGCCGCTGCCCAGCAGCAGGAGTCGGCCACCACACAGAAGGCAGAGAAGGAGGTCACCCGCATGGTCATCATCATGGTCATCGCTTTCCTGATCTGCTGGGTGCCCTACGCCAGCGTGGCATTCTACATCTTCACCCACCAGGGCTCCAACTTCGGTCCCATCTTCATGACCATCCCAGCATTCTTTGCCAAGAGCGCCGCCATCTACAACCCTGTCATCTATATCATGATGAACAAGCAGGTGCCTACTGCGGGTGGGAGGGCCCCAGTGCCCCAGGCCACAGGCACTGCCTGCCAAGGACAAGCTACGTcccagggcaggggagagggctCCATCAGGGCTACTGGCAGCAGTCTTGGGTCAGCAGTCCCAATGGGGAGTGTGtgagaaatgcagattcctggccCCACTAAGAACTGCTGAATCTCAGGGTGGGCCCAGGAACCTGCATTTCCAGCAAGCCCTCCACAGGTGGCTCAGATGCTCACTCAGGTGGGAGAAGCTCCAGTCAGATAGTTCTGGAAGCCCAATGTCAAAGTCAGAAGGTCCCAAGTCGGGAATGGGATGGGCCAGTCTCCATAAAGCTGAATAAGGAGCTAAAAAGTCTTATTCTGAGGGGTAAAGGGGTAAAGGGTTCCTCGGAGAGGTACCTCCGAGGGGTAAACAGTTGGGTAAACAGTCTCTGAAGtcagctctgccattttctagctgtatggccctgggcaagtcaatttccttctctgtgctttggtttcctcatccataGAAAGGTAGAAAGGGCAAAACACCAAACTCTTGGATTACAGGAGATAATTTACAGAACACCCTTGGCACACAGAGGGCACCATGAAATGTCATGGGTGACACAGCCCCCTTGTGCTCGGTCCCTGGCATCTCTAGGGGTGAGGAGCGTCTGCTTA
Protein-coding sequences here:
- the RHO gene encoding rhodopsin, translated to MNGTEGPNFYVPFSNATGVVRSPFEYPQYYLAEPWQFSMLAAYMFLLIVLGFPINFLTLYVTVQHKKLRTPLNYILLNLAVADLFMVLGGFTSTLYTSLHGYFVFGPTGCNLEGFFATLGGEIALWSLVVLAIERYVVVCKPMSNFRFGENHAIMGVAFTWVMALACAAPPLAGWSRYIPEGLQCSCGIDYYTLKPEVNNESFVIYMFVVHFTIPMIIIFFCYGQLVFTVKEAAAQQQESATTQKAEKEVTRMVIIMVIAFLICWVPYASVAFYIFTHQGSNFGPIFMTIPAFFAKSAAIYNPVIYIMMNKQFRNCMLTTICCGKNPLGDDEASATVSKTETSQVAPA